The segment GCACCTGATCCTGCCCGCGGTGGCGCTCGCCACGATTCCGCTGGCGATCATCGTGCGGATCACCCGCGCGTCGGTGCTCGAGGTGCAGAACGCCGACTACGTCCGCACCGGCATGGCCAAGGGCGTGCCGCGGGGGACGATCCGCGGGCGTTTCATCCTTCGCAATGCACTGCTCCCGGTCGTGACGACCGTGGGTCTGCAGACGGGGCTGCTCATCTCGGGGGCGGTGCTCACCGAGACGGTGTTCGCCTTCCCGGGGATCGGGTCGTTCCTCGCCCGCGCCATCTTCACCCGTGACTTCCCGGTGCTGCAGGGCTTCATCATCTTCATCGCGATCGCGTACGCCCTGATCAACCTGATCGTGGATGTCTCGTACAGCTTCATCGACCCGAGAGTGAGGGTCCAATGACCTCGGCGATGCTTCCCCCCGCCCCCAGCGGCGGGCCGGTCGACGACACCGCCGTCGACGACCGGGAGCTCCTGGACGCGCAGGTGCGCGGCGGCTTCTGGCGCGACGTCTTCCGGCGGCTCCGCCGCAATCCATCGGCGTGGGTGGGCGCGATCATCATCGCGCTGTTCGTCCTCGTCGCCGCGCTCGCGCCCGTGCTCGCGCCCTACGGCCCCACCGACCTCCCGGGCCAGCGGTACATCACTCCGACGGACATCCCGGGTCCGGGCGAGCTGCCGCAGTTCCCGCTCGGTCTCGACCGCTTCGGCGGCGATGTGCTGTCCAAGCTCATCTGGGGCGCGCAGGCGTCGCTCACGATCGGCGTGGTCTCGACCGCGTTCGGGCTCCTCGGCGGCATGCTGCTCGGCCTCATCGCCGGCGCGTTCGGCGGATGGGTCGACGTCGTGGTGATGCGCTTCGTCGACATCCTCCTCTCGGTGCCCTCGCTCCTGCTCGCGGTGTCGATCGCGGCGATCCTGGGGCAGACCCAGCTGTCGGTCATGATCGCGATCGGCGCCGCGCAGGTGCCGGTGTTCGCGCGGCTGCTGCGCGCGTCGATGCTCCAGCAGCGCTCGGCCGACTACGTGCTGTCGGCGCAGACGCTCGGCCTCGGTCGCGGCAAGATCACGATGAGCCACGTGCTGCCCAACGCCATCGGCCCGGTCATCGTGCAGGGCACGCTGTCGCTGGCGACCGCCGTCATCGAGGCGGCGGCTCTGTCGTTCCTGGGGCTCGGCGGTGGGCTCCCGCAGACCGCGGAGTGGGGGCGCATGCTCACCTACGCCCAGCTCGAGCTCGCGATCGCGCCGTGGCTGGCGTTCCTGCCCGGTGCCTGCATCACGATCACGGCGCTCGGGTTCACCCTGCTCGGCGAGGCGCTGCGCGAGGCGATGGACCCCCGCACCCGCGCGCGGTAGCGCCGGATCGCGTCACTTCACCGTTCGCCTGTCGCGATCTGCGCTCGCGCGCGGCCGATCGCGACAGGCGAGCGCTGGCGCTGACCATTCGCCTGTCGCGATCTGCGTTCGCGCGCGGCCGATCGCGACAGGCGAAGCGGTGGCGGCGCAGCCGCGAAGCGCGAGCGGGGTCAGCAGCCGCGAGCGCGAGAGGGGTCAGACGGCGATGTCGAGCTCGTTGCCCGGGATCGAGGCGAGCAGGCGCCGGGTGTAGGGGTCGCGCGGGTTGGTGAAGATCTCCTCGCCCGACGCCGCCTCCACGAGGTGCCCGTCCTTCATCACGCAGACGTAGTCGCTGATCAGCCGCACCACCGCGAGGTCGTGCGAGATGAACAGGTAGCTCAGTCCGTACTCGCGCTGCAGGTCGCGCAGAAGCCGAAGCACCTGATCCTGCACGAGCACGTCGAGCGCCGAGACGGGCTCGTCGCAGACGATGAGCTCGGGCGAGAGCGCCAGAGCCCGCGCAATCGCGACGCGCTGACGCTGGCCACCCGACAGCTCCGACGGGTAGCGCCGCATCATCGAGGCCGGAAGCGCCACATCATCCAGCAGCTGCCGCACCCGCTTGGTGCGCTCGGCCGACGAGCCGCGCCGATAGAACTCCAGCGGCTCCTCGATCAGCCGCTCGATGGTGAACATCGGGTTCAGCGACGAGTAGGGATCCTGGAAGATCGGCTGCACCTTCTGTCGGAAGTCCCGCAGTGCCCGGCCCTTGAGGGTCGACACGTCGACCCCGTCGAACGAGATGGTGCCGCTGGTCGGTTCGACGACCTTCAGCATCATCCGCGCCGTCGTGGTCTTCCCCGACCCGGACTCCCCGACGATCGCGACGGTCTGCCCGCGCGGGATGGCGAAGGAGACGTCCTCGACCGCGACGAAGTCCTCCTTGCGCCCTCGCACCGGGAAGGTCTTGGTCAGCCCCTCGACCTCGACGATGTGGTCGGGTGCCGCCTCGACGCCCGGCTCGGCCGGCGCAGCCGGCTCGGTCACCACGACGGTCGCGGATGCCACGGGCACGGCCGGCCCGGCGGCATCCGTCTTCTCGGCCCGGCGGAAGGCCTCGGGACGCAGCCGCACCGCCGCCACCGACGGCGCGGCCTTCACCAGCGCCTGAGTGTAGGGCTGCTGCGGGTCTTCGAGGATCTGGCGGGCGGGGCCCTGCTCGACGATGCGCCCTCGGTGCATGACGACCACGCGCGAGGCGCGCTCGGCGGCGAGGCCGAGGTCGTGCGTGATGA is part of the Microbacterium sp. ET2 genome and harbors:
- a CDS encoding ABC transporter permease — its product is MTSAMLPPAPSGGPVDDTAVDDRELLDAQVRGGFWRDVFRRLRRNPSAWVGAIIIALFVLVAALAPVLAPYGPTDLPGQRYITPTDIPGPGELPQFPLGLDRFGGDVLSKLIWGAQASLTIGVVSTAFGLLGGMLLGLIAGAFGGWVDVVVMRFVDILLSVPSLLLAVSIAAILGQTQLSVMIAIGAAQVPVFARLLRASMLQQRSADYVLSAQTLGLGRGKITMSHVLPNAIGPVIVQGTLSLATAVIEAAALSFLGLGGGLPQTAEWGRMLTYAQLELAIAPWLAFLPGACITITALGFTLLGEALREAMDPRTRAR
- a CDS encoding ABC transporter ATP-binding protein; amino-acid sequence: MPRSFERPTAGTPLLQVRDMAVEFRTVDGTVHAVEGVDLDLAAGETLAIVGESGSGKSTTAMAVIGLLPGNGRVTQGSILFEGENLVGAPESVMRQVRGRSIGLVPQDPMSNLNPVAKIGTQVAETLLAHGLATRKDVDRRVVETLEAAGLPDAAARAKQYPHEFSGGMRQRALIAIGLACNPKLLIADEPTSALDVTVQKTILDQLDRMTSDTGTSVMLITHDLGLAAERASRVVVMHRGRIVEQGPARQILEDPQQPYTQALVKAAPSVAAVRLRPEAFRRAEKTDAAGPAVPVASATVVVTEPAAPAEPGVEAAPDHIVEVEGLTKTFPVRGRKEDFVAVEDVSFAIPRGQTVAIVGESGSGKTTTARMMLKVVEPTSGTISFDGVDVSTLKGRALRDFRQKVQPIFQDPYSSLNPMFTIERLIEEPLEFYRRGSSAERTKRVRQLLDDVALPASMMRRYPSELSGGQRQRVAIARALALSPELIVCDEPVSALDVLVQDQVLRLLRDLQREYGLSYLFISHDLAVVRLISDYVCVMKDGHLVEAASGEEIFTNPRDPYTRRLLASIPGNELDIAV